The window atttgttgtttttcttgGTATACTTGGTGAACGACATCTTGGTGGTGTTGAACATGTTTCAACAAGTTCATCACTGTGTATTGTTTTTGGTACAATTGTACCAACTAATAATCTTTCAGTTGAACCATCATCAATACCTCTACCTAACCATCTACCACatggaaatttaaatgtatgtCCAGTAACTTCATTACGTACAACAACATGTTCAACCATCCATTTTGGTGACATACCACTACTATCATGTCCAATTCGTAATGTTGATAATACACCAagatttttatgatgaaatacAAATTCAAGTGCACCTTTTGGTATTGATACAGGATTTGTTTCACATAATGTACCAGATATTATTATCCATGAATTtgctgatgttgttgatgcaCTTGTTTTTCTACTTGGAAATATTATAACTCTGTATGGAAGTTTTGTTGTtggataattatttgtaaaacaataataatcaacagcatttaatgttaataaatgatataaaaattgttctttttcttcttcacaACGTAAAAATGCTGATCTTTTATATTGGCtcctaattaaaaaaaaacaataatatcaatattaatataaatattttcttgtataaattatttatttatttaccttaaTAAACCAGTatcagataataaattttttaaatgtcttgataatacttttttttcaagactaagACGTATAAAAGCTTTGGCATATCCAATATGAGTTTTAATTTCTGTCATTGCTTGAACATTTCTAATATCAAATGTCAATGAATCTGGAAGTGGTCGTAAATGTTCTGGACCAATTGATTTTCTTTCACCTGGACGTTTATCTGGTCCTCCTCTTGTTGGTGATACATCAGTTTCCATAgctaaatttgataaatctatatcaaaaaaataaatatacatatattaataaaacaattaaatataatttcattattaaactcAAGACAATcacaaatcaatattttacaagcaaatggaaaaaaaaggcAACAATTAACATGCTCGTGCATTAACGTCATTCAgctctaaataaaaaaaataataaataaataaataatatatataataaaccatttttataaaaatatatttcttttttttttttttttgttatttcctttttctttttaaaaacaagCCAAACGTATAAAAGGCTTTTATCAGTTTACCATTAAAATTTTCCTTGATATAGGAagtaatttcattaatatttcttgttttaattgatgatacCAGAAGATCCCTGAATGAATGACTTTTAATTGTTGTCATTTTTGGTgctatttgtaataaataaaaaataataaaaaagtgaaaaaaatataaataataaatttatataaatttaataaaaataaaaatttagaaagcTTTACtaaacatcaaataaaattatgtgcaATAAATAATGTACAATTTATGTCACTCATGTTGCACTACTGTGAAcaaatattacatatatataaataattatatgaataaaatataaacgtaCAATCGAGCCGCTTCCTCAACACGCACCAAGCAAGTGCtgcatgttttttatttttcaaattaattaaatatttatattatttaacatgaaTAATCTTTTcactttgataaataataatagttgaatttgttatttttttaaaataataatatatttcttacctggtgataaaaaatttggattTGTTGATTTAGCAGAATCATTACATTCTTCTAATTCTTGATACATTGATAAATGTGTCCATAGTGCACTTTTTCcttgtttattttgtaaacCATGACTCCAAACACGTTCTAATAAATCACACAAACTGGTAACCAATGTATTTTCTTCAACGTCAATTAATGATTCAGTACCATGCCCTAATGCCACAGCTTCTGATCCCATTTTTTCAACTAacattctttttgtttttgatttacaatcttttaataatttttcaacaaatgtcCAATTTGCTTGGGCAATTAATGCTGGACTCATATCAGctgataattttgtttgtgGACGTGGTGATTGAATTTCTTGATTTGGTACTGTTGGTGGTTTACCAtttgattcatttaatttcattttatatttccattgtGTTTGGCCTTTTCTActactgtaaaaataaatgtaaattataattattaaattatactacaatttttattttattatttaaaaagcaactctattttttttttattttttttttttttgtagatttttCTTACCGGAGTATACTTCATGTttaagcaataaaaaatagataatatttttatttgttagttttttttctgattgattaaacaaaaatttaaataataaaaaaacatttcattaCCTTTGAGTTGGTTCTTTGTTTAATGCAACACTATCAAGCAATGGAAATATTCTAAAATATGCAGCACGATGTGGTACAATTTCATTAGGTGGACTAGTTTCAAAatcaacattatttaatttattttctaataatttttggttCTCTAATATAGTATTAGCTAGCTGATAATTTGATGATTGAATTATTccttcacaatttttttttctaaaaataataattaaaattaatattatataacgaaataaataaataaatgaataaaaaaaaaacttacttaATTTGTGAAATTCTATTATCaaaaactttaatattaaaatccaATTCAGTCCAAGATGACATgactttattatcaacaagtgATGCAAACATTTGTGTCTCAAgaaatcttgataaaaatggCAAATGTTGAGCTGGTTGATCTGATAAAAATGTTGCTTTATCAAATACATGCATACTATCTCGATTATTTAACCAATCATTTTTGtcctataaaaaataaataatttataaattataatattaaaaaaaaaaaaaaataaaatagataataaaacaataccTGATTTGGATGAATAACAAAATGTTCATATCCAGAAAAAAGTTTAACAAAACGATcgagaaatatttctctaatagcattattaaatattaaaatttctttatattcttCTTGTGGTGTTAATTCTTTATCTTTGGTtgttttaatatcatcaatatcatcaatattaatatctgtttttttaacaatatcaataacTTTTTGTACTGCATCagattgatgatgatgatgttgttgatgttgttgtacaTTATCACAATTTCTATCCCAATCTAATACATCATGCAATGAATGTTTTCTTCTTGACATATGAAAACCATTACCAGGTGGTAATGTCAAACTACTTGACATAATATCaccatcataataattaataatcatacaaTCAGTCTTGTCACAATTTGGTATTTTGTacttgtttaatattattttaatttcatcaagaaattgtatttttttaggaAATACTGGTAATTCTTCAGGAAATTGACTtgtttgtttatcaatatcaaCATAACATAAATTAGCTTCACTAGCAACTTTTAAATTAGTACCTTCACTTTGTGTTGTTAAACCCATAATAAATGGTACTGGTGCATCTAAAAAATGATGTAAACTTGCTGGTAATATTGGTACATAAACATGTTGCCATGtaaatggaaataataatgatgttatACATTCAGCAACAACAACTAATTTATGAAAATCTGTACTTCTTAATAATACTTGATTTTCAAGTAATACAcatgtaaataattgtaataaacaTTCTGGTCCAAGCCATGTAAATACATCTTTCATTGAATAATCAAGTAATGgtaaatcatttgataaatttggaCCATATATTACAAGTTCAAGTGGTACTTTAGCTGGTTCATCATttggtatataaaattttaatgatttaccTGGTAATGGTATTGGtacattatataataaattataaacatatgATTCAAGACTAAGTCCTGGTCCAGGATGACGTGgtaaacatttatataaatttgttaaaaattttttagcagcatatatatatgcttgttgacaaattaatgatattgattttgtaacatataatttatcttttgttgAATCATAATATGCTAATGCTGCACCTGGTGAATGagctgataatttaaaatgacgtGGTAATGATCTTGTATTATGTGAATTATCTTGAGTTTTACGTAATGATGGTGGTGTACCATTTTGTCCACTACTTAATTCAGTTATAAACATTGCTTGTAATGTTTGCATTGCAGCACATATTTTACGATTACGACATTCTTCATAAAATACAAGACTAAAACCATATGTACGTCTACCATCTTCTTTTGTCAATACAAATGAATGAAATGATGGTTCAATTGAATGTTTTTGTGTACGAAAACGTAAACCACTTGGTAAACATAACATACAAACAGCATGCTCATCAAATGGATTCCAAATTACTGAATCTGGATAGTGACCTAATACTTTACTTTTATATGCACGATCAAGTGGTGTTGATTGAAGTGAATCACctgaaattaattcaatttaattaatattattattattaacaaaaaaatcaacatgtaacttgagtatattattttattttataaaaattcaaaagcaatatttatatttagaatttaTACAGTATTTTGTTTTGTCTTCAAGGAGTTTcgctaaataaacaaacaaatcattgtcaatttaaaaatgtctgggtaaaaaagaaataaagacaatttttaaatttgactaatgtgaaaattaatttgtatattggtattttaattatattattttttctatctaaCTGTAATTTCCGTTACCAAATTACTACTCTTGAAGGTCATCTATTTTGTTCatctctcaattttttttttttctacaactaTACGCAAGTATTTAACTTGAAGGCTTTGACCTCGttgacaaaattatatatcgcATGTATTatagtatataatatttaaaaaatataaattacattaaacACGTGtatgtttattcaataaatttatattttttattacttgaggaaaaaaaaaattgcgcatttaaatttgtcagtaaaattaattgagcGTATACAATTTCAAAGACAATTTTACAGTTTAAACTCTCATACAAATacgaattatattttttaaattaaataaagggGCTTGTACGGTTTATTAACAtgacaataaacattttttcgttaaatagCTTAGTGTAAAAAATTACGTTTTGTTTGTAAATGTTTTTGTCAAGGAaaagtatatagaaaaattctaaaaaaatttataaacattattaacaGTGTCTTTATATTTTGACAAAGTGAAATGTTATTTTGTCTATATATTTGaagtaatatatatacagcGACTATTAGTGGCATTTTGCTCTTGAGTTGAGAGTCTTGCTCCAGtgtcatttataattataaaaaaaatatataattcaaaactacaaattgatttatttatccttttaaataattaaaaatgtccctgaattatttttatatttaaatgaaaattaaaaaaactaaattactatacgttatttatttattttttaaattgttaatttaataacactCCTTTTTCATTAagtttaaatcataaaatatacaaatatacaatcaatattaataagagaaaataaattgaaaaaaaaaaataataataataaaaacaatatcgTATCTTTCTTGTGATTCATGCATATTgattttcattgttgattgaattttattaaacccataataatagaataaataatataaaaaataatttatttttatcaagtacaAAATATGCAACAATACTCTCCCAGATGAGTgttagagtaaaaaaaaaaaaaatctttaaactCATTGATTATGTCTAGTTTattcatgttaaaaaaatatatatataataaaaatgtgcaTGAGTCAGACACATGTCGAAAGAGGGTCTGAAACCCTCATTCccccaatttttttctaaatgctTACtactgtcttttttttattgtctttgTCATTGAAACTTGAAAGATATATATACTGAATCATTTGAGCAAGAAGCTCTGATAattctgataaaaaaatatatatatatattttgttaaaaataattattaacttgttttattttgtatttatcaataaaattaataaacaaaattgtcaaaaaataaatttaatataaataaatcatatataaaaaattaaaaaatatattgattttacttttttaatttaatttgattgtaaaaacaaaaaaaaaaattaataataattttatgaaattatgtAATACtgtagaataatttttatagcaAGTTTAACAACAATggctattaataaaaattattaatatgataataataaataaattaagggTAAAAAAGTGTTGATACAGTCAATTAAGTGAAAATGATAAGCATATCAAGCACAAATTTGACCTCTAACCAATGTTGAACGATCGGTCAGGGTCGTTTCTCGATTTAAAATCACAActaatatcattttataataattttattggtatattattattatgataatataaatttattgatttttttaataaacaaattttaaatttcaaatataccGATATATTTTGATTCGAAACAATGACTTGATTTAAATGTAATcgaaaaagataaaatgagaaataattaaacaatattttgttattaattctTTGAAATCGAAATGAAAATATGAGCACATCTGTTTCTAAGAAAATAATGCAGCTGATCTTGAGAACCGCGGgaggtttttattttattttttttttctattctcaaGAAGATCTGTTGCTTCCGGTGCACATTGTTAAAAGGTTCTTttgacaaaatatataaaaaaaaaaaaaggtcactAGGGTTCACCTCAATAACACGGTCTACCTGAATTGGCAAAAAAGAGAACCTATTTATAAATAGCTCCTAAAAATCAGTATTACCAAAAAGCCTCTCAATATagctaaaaatatttgacaataattttaaataacattttgaaATACCCAtttgaatatttcaaaaaacattttaaaatattaagatCTAAGGTCAATATTATACATctatttttaaagtaaataatatattttttttttatcataaaaaacaaatttatgtccctacaaaaaaatatatacatactatCACATTGACccatgataaaaatgaattttatatattttttttctctcatgttttaaagaaaaaaaattacgaaattAAACtctgtattaatattttttaattaaccattcaatttaaaaaaaaaaaaaaaaagatcaatttaaataatttaaaaaggaaaaaacaaacTAATGAAAATTCAAGATTAATTATTCTAATGATGACCTAGTAAATCAACGACCtcttcaaatagaaaaaaaaaaaaaaaaaagtaataatattcaagAGCACAAAGAgtgttccaaaaaaaaaaaaaaaaaaattgaaaaataaaaaccaggCAATTTgcattatacaaataataataataaaattgttgtaatatgcaaaaaataacatacc is drawn from Aphidius gifuensis isolate YNYX2018 linkage group LG3, ASM1490517v1, whole genome shotgun sequence and contains these coding sequences:
- the LOC122852233 gene encoding DENN domain-containing protein 5B isoform X5, translating into MNGSMGLHRTGPEQHPARFADYFVICGLDKDSGLEPDKYFGDSLQSTPLDRAYKSKVLGHYPDSVIWNPFDEHAVCMLCLPSGLRFRTQKHSIEPSFHSFVLTKEDGRRTYGFSLVFYEECRNRKICAAMQTLQAMFITELSSGQNGTPPSLRKTQDNSHNTRSLPRHFKLSAHSPGAALAYYDSTKDKLYVTKSISLICQQAYIYAAKKFLTNLYKCLPRHPGPGLSLESYVYNLLYNVPIPLPGKSLKFYIPNDEPAKVPLELVIYGPNLSNDLPLLDYSMKDVFTWLGPECLLQLFTCVLLENQVLLRSTDFHKLVVVAECITSLLFPFTWQHVYVPILPASLHHFLDAPVPFIMGLTTQSEGTNLKVASEANLCYVDIDKQTSQFPEELPVFPKKIQFLDEIKIILNKYKIPNCDKTDCMIINYYDGDIMSSSLTLPPGNGFHMSRRKHSLHDVLDWDRNCDNVQQHQQHHHHQSDAVQKVIDIVKKTDINIDDIDDIKTTKDKELTPQEEYKEILIFNNAIREIFLDRFVKLFSGYEHFVIHPNQDKNDWLNNRDSMHVFDKATFLSDQPAQHLPFLSRFLETQMFASLVDNKVMSSWTELDFNIKVFDNRISQIKKKNCEGIIQSSNYQLANTILENQKLLENKLNNVDFETSPPNEIVPHRAAYFRIFPLLDSVALNKEPTQSILRSRKGQTQWKYKMKLNESNGKPPTVPNQEIQSPRPQTKLSADMSPALIAQANWTFVEKLLKDCKSKTKRMLVEKMGSEAVALGHGTESLIDVEENTLVTSLCDLLERVWSHGLQNKQGKSALWTHLSMYQELEECNDSAKSTNPNFLSPDLSNLAMETDVSPTRGGPDKRPGERKSIGPEHLRPLPDSLTFDIRNVQAMTEIKTHIGYAKAFIRLSLEKKVLSRHLKNLLSDTGLLRSQYKRSAFLRCEEEKEQFLYHLLTLNAVDYYCFTNNYPTTKLPYRVIIFPSRKTSASTTSANSWIIISGTLCETNPVSIPKGALEFVFHHKNLGVLSTLRIGHDSSGMSPKWMVEHVVVRNEVTGHTFKFPCGRWLGRGIDDGSTERLLVGTIVPKTIHSDELVETCSTPPRCRSPSIPRKTTNLTIDELQNMLRESVNAIVKFHYRKEPTDGSLTALLCGDNGLVLSLEQIFLYGFKNQRLFGRNFYVWDYLLRIKENFEMTLLEEMNEYSKKINRDRRLHHVDNNQRFTILRCFCHLIDQINTFSHTLGKDGKFQLFICLSAREQLLHQMLRPMCEARSTVEMYEETSFLRNINLLMFLIQILEPLSDFHIVLEKSLTHGISSIC